The following are encoded in a window of Diorhabda sublineata isolate icDioSubl1.1 chromosome 3, icDioSubl1.1, whole genome shotgun sequence genomic DNA:
- the LOC130441205 gene encoding leucine-rich repeat-containing protein 56: MPPNLEAQVEEEDVPESAEQFIINLTPIFHGISSLSSIQDTREHILHINGGISLDNPAQVSLEANLRDLLVQVTNTEDLGTITQLKLRIISRETTLQYLNLYTPALRELTLDGSCVSSLRDLGYGLRNLKILKVNRCGLTCIDGVFSFEQLQELYVADNEITTLAPCAFLNSIKVLDVRRNMISLDDISFIKFCDNIKELYVEGNPGILMNHAFREIIQHRLPQLHILDGFTLTSPVIDNRNALDNGSIRIDENELNTRQLNNNRSHSNEEDRSNFSVEFPPRVFIQ; encoded by the exons ATGCCACCTAACTTAGAAGCACAAGTAGAAGAAGAGGATGTTCCAGAAAGTGCtgaacaatttataataaatctaaCACCGATTTTCCATGGTATTTCTTCTTTATCTAGTATTCAGGATACCCGCGAACATATATTGCACATTAATGGAGGAATATCTTTGGATAATCCTGCACAAGTATCTTTAGAAGCAAATTTAAGAGATTTGTTG GTCCAAGTTACCAATACCGAAGATCTTGGAACAATCACTCAATTAAAACTTAGAATAATATCCAGAGAAACTACGCTCCAATATTTGAATCTCTACACCCCAGCACTTAGGGAGCTCACGCTAGATGGCAGCTGCGTATCGTCACTAAGAGATTTGGGATACGGtctgagaaatttgaaaattttaaaggtTAATAGGTGTGGTTTGACTTGTATAGACGGTGTTTTTAGTTTTGAACAATTACAAGAGTTGTACGTCGCGGATAATGAAATCACCACCTTAGCTCCTTGCGCCTTTTTGAATAGTATCAAAGTTTTGGATGTGAGAAG gaATATGATTTCTTTAGATGATATaagtttcatcaaattttgtgaTAATATTAAAGAATTGTACGTGGAAGGTAATCCAGGGATATTAATGAATCATGCTTTCAGAGAAATTATTCAGCACAGACTACCACAACTCCATATCTTAGATGGATTTACTCTCACATCACCAG TTATAGATAATCGTAACGCTTTAGACAATGGCTCAATCAGAATTGATGAAAATGAGCTCAACACGCGACAACTCAACAATAACAGG AGCCAttctaatgaggaagatagatccAATTTCAGTGTCGAGTTTCCACCAAGGGTTTTTATACAATGA